CGACGGTCAGGTCGTCGAGCGGACGCCGCTGGCGTAGGCGACCGGAGAACGGGCGGGTTCGCGGGCGTTTCTCGAGGGTCGAGACGAGTCCGGCGAGAAAAACGGTCGCGACGCGGTGGTGGACGACCGGCGGGTGAGACCGAGACGGAGGCTACTCGATCTCGGTCGGATCGGCGTCGGGAAGCGTGATGAGATTCTCCCGGCCGATGCGGAGCTTCTCGATCTCGCCGTCGTCGTCCATCTTCGAGAGCAGTTGCGAGACCTTCGCGTTCGACCAGCCCGTCTCCTTGACGATCGAGGCCTGCTTCATCCTGCCGCCGTTCTCGCGGAGCAGGCGGGTGACGCGTTCCTCGTCGCTCAGGAGATCGAGGTCGACCTCGTCGTCGGGCTCTTCGAAGGCGACCGTCGTCGCAGAGTCGGCGGCGCTGGCCGACGGTTCGTCGTCGATCGGATCCGCCGGTTGGCTCGCTTCCGGTGGGTCGTCCCGCTCGGCCGCCGTCGACTCCGACTCGTCGTCCAGTATCGGCGTTCGTCGCAGGAGCACGACGGCGGCGACGAGGACGACGAGCAGACCGAGTCCGCCGATGGTCGCGACCTGGGAACTGAGGAACCCGTCGTCGTCGTTCGGCGGCTCCGGCGGTCCCTCGTTCGCACCGCGGAGGTAGACGATCTCGAGTTCGTTCTCGGAGAACTCGTGGGGGCCGTTCCAGACGAGCGAGCCGTCGTCGGTCGTGCTCACGGGCGGAAAGCTATCGAAGCCGTAGTTCGGCGGCGACTCGATGATGAGCTGCTGGCCGGCGGTCAGTCCGGGAAACCAGGGGCCGTTCTCGGTCTGGAACGCATCGCCGACGTGTATCTGGCTGCCGTCGACCTCGGCGAAGTTCGTCCACGTGAAGGAGTACGAAACGACGCCGACGCCCGTTTCGGACTCGTTGTCGGCGACCTCCTCGGCGTCGATCTCCGCCGGCACCTCGCTTCCGTTGTCGCGTTCGATCCGCGGCTCGTCCCAGCCGTCGTTCGTGATGTTCATCCCCCGATCTGTTTTCGCTTCGGCGTCGGCCAGGGCGCGCTCGAACGCCGCGAGATCGTACTCGACGTCCCGATCGCCGGCTGCGACGGCGTCGGCGTACGCCGAGAACGCGTCGACGTCGTCCTGGTCCTCGAGGAGGAACCGGCTCTCGATCGCCCACTGGGCGTTGCCGTCGCCGTCGATACTGATGCGGATGACCTGACGCGGCTCGGCGTCCGAAAGCGAGCCGTCGGCGCCGACGGCGAACTGCGCGGAGACGCGGTCGTCGGTGTCGGTCGATGCCGGCGGCGCCGCGGCTACGACCCCGAAGGAAGATGTCACGAGGAGGGCGGTAAGGGCGAGCGTAAGAGCGGTGGAAAACCGCATGCGTATCAACGGGTGGACACTGGAGGGAAAAAACCCTTTCCATCCGAAAATAAAACGTTACAGTAGTCTATAAACGCTCTAAAAGAGTGTCAGGCCCGCAGAAAACGACTGTAACACAGGCCGACCAGTTTTTGTACTTGGAGGTCAGATGCTGGATGTAATGAAGAACGCGGCACCCGTCCTCTTCGCGTTACTTCTGTGCATTTCGCTCCCGGCGATGACCGTCGTCGCGTCGGAACCCGCGGGCGACGTCCGCAGTCAGTCCGCGCCGGTCGATGCAGAAGAAACGCCGAACCGCCTCGCGCTCGAGGGCGAGGTCCGAGCCGAGTACAGAAACACCGGTCCGGACCTCGGAGCGACCCTCGCGTCGACCGACGACGCGTTGCGAACGGATCGGGAGCTGTACGCCCTCGAGGCGGGCCTCGAGGACGCCACCGCCGACGAGCAGCGTGAACTGCTCGAGACGACCCACGACCGCCTGGCCGAGCGCCTCGAGGCACTCGAACAGCGCGAGCAGGCGGCGGTCGAGGGCCACGCCGCGGGGAACGTCTCGGATGCGGAGCTGATGCAGACGCTGTTCGCGAACTACGCCGAAGCCGAACAGCTCTCGAGTGCGTTCGACGACCTCGAGGCCGCCTCCACCACCGTCTCGGGCGTCTCGATTTCGACACAGGGCGAGCAGGCCGTCCTCGACACCTACCGGACGCCCGTCCGCGAGCGCCTCGAGGCGGCGATACGCGGCGACGACCGGCGCGGATCGCCCGTGATCGTCCACCGGACCGCCGAGACGGGCTACAGCCTTTCGATGATCGACGGCGAGCGCTACACGAGCGAGACGACGCGGTTCGACAACCGCAACACGTCGGCGACGGATCAGTTCGAGGGGAGCATCTCCGGCGCCCACGACCGCGCCGCCGAGCACTACCCGTGGGTGTTCGACCGGCCGTCCTCGACGACGGCGGGGATGTCCGCGCCGGCACAGCTGTATCACATTCAGGTCGCCCACACGCAGGGTGACCTCAGGCTCTACCTCGACGGCGGAACGACGGAGGTCTACCAGGAGCGACACCACCTCCGGCTGGCGGAGCTGCCGTCGGAACCCGTCGAGGAGACGTGGATCGACGACGGTCTCGAGCTCTCGATCAACGAGACTCCGGCGAACGGCCCCGTCGAGGTCACGGTGACCGAGGACGGCTCCGGCGAACCGGTCGACG
Above is a genomic segment from Natrononativus amylolyticus containing:
- a CDS encoding helix-turn-helix transcriptional regulator, with translation MRFSTALTLALTALLVTSSFGVVAAAPPASTDTDDRVSAQFAVGADGSLSDAEPRQVIRISIDGDGNAQWAIESRFLLEDQDDVDAFSAYADAVAAGDRDVEYDLAAFERALADAEAKTDRGMNITNDGWDEPRIERDNGSEVPAEIDAEEVADNESETGVGVVSYSFTWTNFAEVDGSQIHVGDAFQTENGPWFPGLTAGQQLIIESPPNYGFDSFPPVSTTDDGSLVWNGPHEFSENELEIVYLRGANEGPPEPPNDDDGFLSSQVATIGGLGLLVVLVAAVVLLRRTPILDDESESTAAERDDPPEASQPADPIDDEPSASAADSATTVAFEEPDDEVDLDLLSDEERVTRLLRENGGRMKQASIVKETGWSNAKVSQLLSKMDDDGEIEKLRIGRENLITLPDADPTEIE
- a CDS encoding DUF7096 domain-containing protein, which encodes MKNAAPVLFALLLCISLPAMTVVASEPAGDVRSQSAPVDAEETPNRLALEGEVRAEYRNTGPDLGATLASTDDALRTDRELYALEAGLEDATADEQRELLETTHDRLAERLEALEQREQAAVEGHAAGNVSDAELMQTLFANYAEAEQLSSAFDDLEAASTTVSGVSISTQGEQAVLDTYRTPVRERLEAAIRGDDRRGSPVIVHRTAETGYSLSMIDGERYTSETTRFDNRNTSATDQFEGSISGAHDRAAEHYPWVFDRPSSTTAGMSAPAQLYHIQVAHTQGDLRLYLDGGTTEVYQERHHLRLAELPSEPVEETWIDDGLELSINETPANGPVEVTVTEDGSGEPVDATVSVDGHEMGETGPGGSLWVIPAAESYEIDVDADGRTVNATVE